The Shewanella oneidensis MR-1 genome has a window encoding:
- a CDS encoding nucleotidyltransferase family protein, whose translation MRPSAVLALKRSVIRETASRFRVTNPRVFGSVLDGTDLDGSDLDLLVDALPGATLFDLGGLQDELESLLGLQVDLLTPGDLPPKFRAQVLAEARPV comes from the coding sequence ATGAGACCATCCGCAGTGCTCGCTCTTAAGCGAAGCGTTATTCGTGAGACCGCGAGTCGTTTTCGCGTAACCAATCCACGTGTTTTTGGTTCAGTGCTCGATGGGACAGATCTCGATGGTAGTGATCTGGACTTATTAGTTGATGCCCTCCCTGGAGCGACACTTTTTGACTTGGGAGGTTTACAAGATGAACTTGAATCGCTGCTCGGCCTTCAAGTTGATCTACTGACCCCTGGCGATTTACCACCGAAATTTCGAGCCCAAGTACTCGCGGAGGCACGACCTGTATGA